A single Roseinatronobacter monicus DNA region contains:
- a CDS encoding FAD-dependent monooxygenase has protein sequence MQLAGLEVLVIGGGVAGLAAAAALRQRGASVLVLEQAAGLLEVGAGLQISPNGARVVRALGQGGALAAHAQRNDSVILRAAGSGAQVLRLDLPQTGPGFHLIHRADLISVLKGACDGVEMRFVAHVARVAPDRARPSVTLEGGEVLSADLVIGADGLHSVLRPSLQGGQPSQPFFTGQVAWRALIPCTPAESAQAQVFMGPGRHLVSYPLRGGTLRNIVAVEERKAWAQEGWNHPDDPKNLRHAFADFGGPVPDWLAQVYKLWLWGLFRHEVAAHWYRGQAAILGDAAHPTLPFMAQGANMALEDAYVLARELARAGTLAAGLAAYQADRRDRVIRVVKAANRNARNYHLRTPLAQIAHLALRISGKVMPDAPLRQFAWMYDHDVTEA, from the coding sequence ATGCAGCTTGCAGGGCTAGAAGTTCTGGTTATCGGGGGAGGTGTTGCCGGATTGGCAGCAGCAGCAGCCCTGCGGCAGCGGGGTGCATCAGTTCTGGTGCTGGAACAGGCGGCAGGCCTGCTGGAAGTGGGCGCTGGCTTGCAGATCAGCCCCAATGGGGCGCGTGTTGTTCGCGCCTTGGGGCAGGGTGGGGCACTTGCTGCACATGCGCAGCGCAACGACTCTGTCATTTTGCGTGCAGCGGGCAGTGGTGCACAGGTTTTGCGGCTTGATCTGCCCCAAACCGGCCCCGGTTTTCATCTGATCCACCGCGCTGATCTTATTTCAGTGCTCAAAGGGGCCTGCGACGGCGTCGAGATGCGATTTGTGGCGCATGTCGCGCGTGTTGCACCGGACCGCGCCCGCCCCTCGGTCACGCTAGAGGGGGGCGAGGTGCTGTCGGCGGATCTGGTTATCGGCGCCGATGGATTGCATTCGGTCCTGCGCCCCAGCCTCCAAGGTGGCCAACCGTCACAGCCTTTTTTCACCGGGCAGGTGGCATGGCGCGCGCTGATCCCGTGCACCCCAGCAGAGTCTGCGCAGGCTCAGGTGTTCATGGGTCCGGGACGGCACTTGGTCAGCTATCCGCTGCGCGGTGGCACCTTGCGCAACATTGTGGCTGTGGAGGAACGCAAGGCATGGGCACAAGAAGGCTGGAACCACCCCGACGACCCCAAGAACCTGAGACACGCGTTCGCGGATTTCGGCGGGCCAGTGCCGGACTGGCTGGCGCAAGTTTACAAGCTGTGGCTATGGGGGTTGTTCCGCCACGAGGTGGCCGCGCATTGGTATCGGGGACAGGCGGCCATTCTGGGGGACGCCGCCCATCCGACACTGCCCTTTATGGCGCAAGGCGCGAATATGGCGCTGGAAGATGCGTATGTTTTGGCCCGCGAGCTTGCGCGTGCGGGAACACTTGCGGCAGGACTTGCCGCTTATCAGGCAGATCGCCGCGACAGGGTTATCCGCGTGGTCAAAGCGGCCAACCGCAATGCACGCAACTACCATTTGCGCACGCCACTTGCACAAATCGCCCATCTTGCGCTGCGCATCTCTGGCAAGGTTATGCCCGATGCCCCCTTGCGCCAGTTTGCCTGGATGTACGATCATGATGTCACGGAGGCGTGA
- a CDS encoding helix-turn-helix transcriptional regulator: MRLNFIILLMVLVQTAGALFFIGDIGMSVLGIERQPIDWRLREAMEIGAAIALLIGLVLSGVLLLQSQRRLGRAEARLQRASGAFMEVVDESFALWELTRAERDVAFLLLKGFSTQEIAGIRKTSEGTVKAQTNAIYRKAGVSGRGQLLSLFIDDLLAETHIPSPPIEPEPRA; encoded by the coding sequence GTGAGGCTTAACTTCATCATATTGCTGATGGTGTTGGTACAGACTGCCGGTGCGCTGTTTTTCATCGGCGATATCGGCATGTCTGTTTTGGGCATTGAACGTCAGCCGATTGACTGGCGGTTGCGCGAAGCAATGGAAATCGGCGCGGCAATCGCCTTGCTGATCGGGCTGGTTTTGTCTGGTGTTTTGCTGCTGCAATCCCAGCGCAGACTCGGCAGGGCAGAAGCCCGGTTGCAGCGGGCCTCTGGGGCATTCATGGAAGTTGTGGATGAGAGTTTTGCGCTTTGGGAGCTTACCCGCGCAGAGCGCGATGTCGCTTTTCTGCTCCTCAAAGGGTTCTCGACGCAGGAAATAGCAGGAATACGCAAAACTTCGGAAGGGACGGTCAAGGCTCAGACCAACGCCATTTATCGCAAAGCGGGGGTCAGCGGTCGGGGGCAACTACTGAGCCTCTTTATTGATGACCTGCTGGCCGAGACGCATATTCCATCACCCCCGATTGAGCCTGAGCCACGCGCCTAA
- a CDS encoding retropepsin-like aspartic protease family protein: MDTDQTMRLVYLSVWGTVLISYFLIARTQSLGQSLRHLLLWGLIIVGVAAGYGLWQDITQQNDVVVSGDGEVILRAGRNGHFHLGLEVNGTPVRFIIDTGASDLVLSQEDAARVGLDPQSLPYLGQARTANGIVGLARVTLDEVALLHDGLEIRDSNVPAFVNEGELDVSLLGMGYLRRYARIAIEGDRLILER, from the coding sequence ATGGATACAGATCAAACTATGCGACTGGTATATCTGAGCGTCTGGGGCACAGTGCTTATCAGCTATTTTCTAATCGCGCGCACCCAAAGTCTGGGGCAAAGCCTGCGCCACCTGTTGCTGTGGGGGCTAATCATTGTCGGGGTCGCGGCTGGTTATGGCCTCTGGCAGGATATCACACAGCAGAATGATGTCGTGGTATCGGGCGATGGCGAAGTCATCTTGCGCGCGGGGCGCAACGGGCATTTCCACCTTGGGCTGGAAGTGAACGGAACGCCAGTGCGCTTCATCATTGATACCGGCGCGTCCGATCTGGTCCTGTCACAAGAAGATGCTGCGCGTGTCGGGCTGGACCCGCAAAGCCTGCCATATTTGGGGCAGGCGCGCACGGCCAATGGTATTGTGGGGCTGGCGCGCGTCACATTGGACGAAGTTGCGTTGCTGCATGATGGACTGGAAATCCGTGACAGCAATGTGCCTGCATTCGTCAATGAAGGTGAGTTGGATGTCTCGCTTTTGGGCATGGGCTATCTGCGGCGCTACGCGCGCATTGCAATCGAAGGCGACCGGCTTATCCTTGAGAGGTGA
- a CDS encoding GNAT family N-acetyltransferase — MAIEIKALQAEDKPLWAPLWTGYLAYYETELPPSVYDATFDALMSDDPHSPSGLLAWDGDTAVGLVHYLFHAHCWRPEGICYLQDLFTSKQARGQGAGRALIEAVYAAADARNVSGVYWMTQDFNTTARKLYDRIGVQTPFIKYARPE; from the coding sequence ATGGCAATTGAAATCAAAGCCTTGCAAGCCGAAGATAAACCCCTTTGGGCGCCGCTCTGGACAGGGTATCTCGCCTATTACGAGACAGAGCTTCCGCCATCGGTCTATGACGCGACTTTTGATGCGCTGATGTCAGATGATCCGCACAGCCCCAGCGGCTTGTTGGCATGGGACGGGGACACAGCCGTCGGGCTGGTGCATTACCTGTTTCATGCCCATTGCTGGCGCCCTGAGGGGATTTGCTATCTGCAAGACCTCTTTACCAGCAAACAGGCCCGTGGTCAGGGCGCGGGACGTGCCTTGATCGAAGCAGTCTATGCCGCAGCCGATGCGCGCAACGTATCTGGTGTCTATTGGATGACACAGGACTTCAACACAACAGCGCGCAAACTCTATGACCGGATCGGCGTACAGACGCCGTTCATCAAATATGCTCGGCCAGAATGA
- the dksA gene encoding RNA polymerase-binding protein DksA, with the protein MKPETFLPDDYRPAEDEPFMNERQLEYFRRKLMVWKEDILKGSQETLAELANSSRNIPDVADRASEETDRALELRTRDRQRKLISKIDAALRRIENGEFGYCEATGERISLKRLDARPIATMTLQAQEAHERNERVHRDD; encoded by the coding sequence ATGAAACCAGAGACTTTCCTACCGGATGATTACCGACCAGCCGAAGATGAACCGTTCATGAACGAACGTCAGCTCGAATATTTTCGTCGAAAGCTGATGGTCTGGAAAGAAGACATTTTGAAGGGCAGTCAAGAGACGCTGGCCGAGTTGGCAAATTCCAGCCGCAACATTCCAGATGTCGCAGATCGTGCCTCGGAAGAGACAGATCGCGCGTTGGAATTGCGCACGCGGGACCGGCAGCGCAAGCTGATTTCCAAGATCGACGCGGCATTGCGGCGCATCGAGAATGGCGAATTTGGGTATTGCGAAGCGACAGGCGAGCGGATTTCGCTTAAGCGCCTCGATGCGCGCCCGATTGCAACCATGACACTGCAAGCGCAAGAAGCGCACGAGCGCAATGAACGTGTGCATCGCGACGACTAA
- a CDS encoding AAA family ATPase — MRFTSTDRYIASDDLQIAVNAAVTLQRPLLVKGEPGTGKTELAMQVAASLNLPIIEWSIKSTTRAQQGLYEYDAVSRLRDSQLGDARVNDVKNYIRKGKLWQAFEAEERVVLLIDEIDKADIEFPNDLLQELDRMEFFVYETGEMVRATHRPIVIITSNNEKDLPDAFLRRCFFHYIRFPDMETLKAIVDVHFPGIKPALLTAALTQFNEVRDTPGLKKKPSTSEVLDWLKLLLAEDLSAEDLKRDGPNALPKLHGALLKNEQDVHLFERLAFMARRQGR; from the coding sequence ATGCGGTTCACCTCTACCGACCGATACATAGCAAGTGACGATTTGCAGATCGCCGTGAATGCGGCGGTAACCTTGCAGCGCCCCCTTCTTGTAAAGGGAGAGCCAGGCACAGGGAAAACCGAACTTGCCATGCAGGTCGCGGCCTCGTTGAACTTGCCGATCATCGAATGGTCGATCAAATCCACCACCCGCGCGCAACAGGGCTTGTATGAATACGATGCGGTATCGCGCCTGCGCGACAGCCAGTTGGGTGATGCGCGCGTGAATGATGTAAAAAACTACATTCGCAAGGGCAAGCTGTGGCAGGCGTTCGAGGCTGAGGAACGCGTCGTGCTGTTGATCGACGAAATCGACAAAGCCGATATCGAGTTTCCCAATGACCTGTTGCAAGAACTCGACCGGATGGAATTCTTTGTCTACGAGACGGGCGAGATGGTGCGCGCCACGCACCGCCCAATTGTCATCATCACCTCGAACAATGAAAAAGACCTGCCCGACGCGTTTTTGCGCCGCTGTTTTTTCCACTATATCCGGTTTCCAGATATGGAAACACTCAAGGCGATTGTCGATGTGCACTTTCCGGGCATCAAGCCCGCCCTGCTGACCGCCGCATTGACACAGTTCAATGAGGTCCGCGACACACCGGGGCTGAAGAAGAAACCCTCAACCTCGGAAGTGCTGGATTGGCTGAAGCTGCTGCTTGCCGAAGACCTGAGCGCCGAAGACCTGAAGCGGGATGGCCCAAACGCGTTGCCAAAACTGCACGGCGCGCTTCTCAAGAACGAGCAGGATGTGCATCTGTTTGAACGGCTGGCCTTTATGGCGCGGCGTCAGGGGCGCTGA
- a CDS encoding DUF2927 domain-containing protein produces the protein MRGVRPFALVLAVSACGAVPAPDTQDDLSVQSRAISSATLFGPPRPYAPARSNAQIAQDILELGFRLESGREIPQFSRFEGPVALRLTGQVPPLAEIETDRLIARLRSEAGLDVRRVSGAAQITIEFVPRAAMRRLVPAASCFVLPNVASWDEFRAAPRADHLDWAVIAERQKALVVAPADATVQEMRDCLHEEVAQALGPLNDLYRIGETVMNDDNFQTALTGFDMLVLRAWNHPDLQPGMTRAEVGARLPAILAQLNPRSGASRSLALDPIPTPRAWTDAIENSLAASNRRRSFAFAQAALRIALDQDWQDERLAFSLFLAARFAPPGQGEEALDALISAASIYSARPGGEVPRAHVELHLAAQALASGQYPIVLRLTENAMGPARRSENGALLSSLMLLRAQALERMGRVTEAETLRRDAMPFAIFGFGSERAADDRRDEIAALIRQ, from the coding sequence ATGAGGGGGGTACGCCCATTCGCGCTGGTGCTGGCAGTGTCGGCCTGCGGTGCGGTGCCTGCACCTGACACGCAGGATGATCTGTCCGTGCAGTCGCGGGCCATCAGTTCGGCCACATTGTTTGGTCCCCCCCGACCTTACGCACCTGCGCGCAGTAACGCCCAGATTGCACAGGATATTCTTGAATTGGGGTTCAGGCTGGAATCGGGGCGCGAAATACCGCAATTCTCACGGTTTGAGGGGCCGGTTGCGCTGCGCCTGACCGGACAAGTCCCCCCCCTCGCCGAGATTGAAACGGATCGCCTGATCGCCCGTTTGCGCAGCGAGGCTGGTCTGGATGTTCGCCGCGTCTCGGGTGCGGCCCAGATCACAATCGAATTTGTGCCCCGCGCCGCAATGCGCAGGCTTGTGCCCGCGGCGTCATGTTTCGTGCTGCCCAATGTGGCGTCATGGGATGAGTTTCGCGCAGCCCCCCGCGCCGATCATCTGGATTGGGCCGTTATCGCAGAGCGGCAGAAGGCCCTAGTTGTCGCGCCAGCAGATGCGACCGTTCAGGAGATGCGTGATTGCCTGCATGAGGAGGTCGCGCAAGCGCTCGGCCCCCTGAATGACCTTTACCGCATCGGCGAGACGGTCATGAATGATGATAATTTCCAGACCGCGCTGACCGGCTTTGACATGCTGGTGCTGCGCGCGTGGAACCACCCCGACTTGCAGCCCGGCATGACCCGCGCGGAAGTGGGTGCGCGCCTTCCGGCCATTCTGGCGCAGTTGAATCCGCGTAGCGGTGCAAGCAGATCATTGGCGCTGGACCCGATCCCGACCCCGCGTGCATGGACGGATGCTATCGAGAATTCATTGGCCGCATCCAATCGCCGGCGCAGTTTTGCTTTTGCGCAGGCGGCGTTGCGTATCGCGCTGGATCAGGATTGGCAGGATGAAAGACTGGCCTTCAGCCTGTTCCTTGCCGCGCGCTTCGCCCCCCCCGGCCAAGGCGAGGAAGCGCTGGATGCGTTGATAAGTGCTGCCTCGATCTATTCCGCGCGACCCGGTGGCGAGGTGCCGCGCGCGCATGTCGAGTTGCATCTGGCCGCACAGGCGCTGGCATCGGGGCAATATCCCATCGTGCTGCGCCTGACCGAAAATGCGATGGGTCCGGCACGGCGCAGCGAGAATGGGGCGCTCCTGTCGTCGCTGATGTTGTTGCGCGCACAGGCGCTAGAGCGTATGGGGCGCGTGACCGAGGCGGAAACACTTCGCCGCGATGCAATGCCCTTTGCCATTTTCGGCTTCGGGTCAGAGCGCGCGGCAGATGATCGGCGCGATGAGATCGCCGCGCTGATCCGCCAATAA
- a CDS encoding DUF2237 family protein: MSIRMDLSVNVLGGSLTPCSRDPITGFFRNGACDTCPEDAGSHTVCAVMTEEFLAFSKYLGNDLSTPRPEFAFAGLKAGDRWCLCAARFLQAHHEGVAPRVLLQSTHQRALDLVPMDVLKQYARDLD, encoded by the coding sequence ATGAGTATCAGAATGGATCTGTCGGTAAACGTTCTGGGCGGAAGTTTAACACCCTGTTCCCGCGACCCAATTACAGGGTTTTTCAGAAATGGGGCTTGCGACACCTGCCCCGAGGATGCGGGCTCTCACACAGTTTGTGCGGTGATGACCGAAGAATTTTTGGCATTCTCGAAATATCTGGGAAATGATCTTTCAACACCGCGCCCTGAATTTGCATTTGCAGGTTTGAAGGCGGGCGATCGATGGTGTTTATGTGCCGCGCGGTTCCTGCAAGCCCATCACGAAGGGGTGGCCCCGCGTGTTTTGTTGCAAAGCACGCATCAGCGCGCGCTGGATCTGGTGCCGATGGACGTGTTGAAACAATATGCCAGAGATCTGGATTAG
- the trpB gene encoding tryptophan synthase subunit beta — MPEDLINSYLTGPDEQGRFGIYGGRFVSETLMPLILELEAEYERAKTDDSFWAQMDDLWKHYVGRPSPLYFAERLTEHCGGAKIYLKRDELNHTGAHKINNVLGQILLAMRMGKTRIIAETGAGQHGVATATVCARFGLKCIVYMGAHDVERQAPNVFRMKLLGAEVVPVKSGRGTLKDAMNDALRDWVTNVRDTFYCIGTVAGPHPYPAMVRDFQSIIGKETREQMMEREGRLPDTLIAAIGGGSNAMGLFYPFLDDKEVAIIGVEAGGKGVDDRMEHCASLTGGRPGVLHGNRTYLLQDEDGQILEGHSISAGLDYPGIGPEHAWLKDVGRVEYVSITDDEALAAFQTCCALEGIIPALEPSHALAHVLKIAPKLPEDHLLVMNMCGRGDKDIFTVARHLGFEMEA; from the coding sequence ATGCCCGAAGACCTGATCAATTCCTATCTGACCGGCCCGGACGAGCAGGGGCGTTTTGGCATTTACGGCGGGCGTTTTGTCTCTGAGACATTGATGCCGCTGATTCTGGAGTTGGAAGCCGAGTATGAGCGCGCCAAAACAGACGACTCGTTCTGGGCGCAGATGGATGATTTGTGGAAACACTATGTTGGTCGCCCGTCGCCCCTGTATTTCGCCGAACGTCTGACCGAGCATTGCGGCGGCGCGAAAATCTACCTCAAGCGTGATGAGTTGAACCATACCGGCGCGCATAAAATCAACAATGTGCTGGGCCAGATCCTGTTGGCAATGCGTATGGGCAAAACGCGGATCATCGCAGAAACCGGGGCAGGGCAGCACGGTGTTGCAACGGCAACTGTCTGTGCGCGGTTCGGCCTGAAATGCATCGTCTATATGGGCGCGCATGATGTTGAGCGGCAGGCGCCCAATGTGTTTCGGATGAAACTGCTGGGGGCCGAAGTGGTGCCGGTCAAGTCTGGCCGTGGGACGTTGAAAGACGCGATGAACGACGCGCTGCGCGACTGGGTGACGAATGTGCGCGACACATTTTATTGCATCGGCACAGTCGCTGGCCCGCACCCGTATCCGGCGATGGTGCGCGATTTCCAGTCGATCATCGGCAAGGAAACCCGCGAGCAGATGATGGAACGCGAAGGGCGTTTGCCAGACACATTGATCGCCGCAATTGGCGGCGGGTCCAATGCGATGGGCCTGTTTTATCCGTTTCTGGATGACAAGGAAGTTGCGATCATCGGGGTCGAGGCCGGGGGCAAAGGTGTTGATGACCGCATGGAGCATTGCGCCAGTCTGACCGGGGGCAGGCCGGGTGTGCTGCATGGCAACCGCACTTATCTGTTGCAGGACGAAGATGGCCAGATTCTGGAAGGGCATTCGATTTCCGCAGGTCTTGATTATCCCGGTATTGGCCCGGAACATGCCTGGCTGAAAGATGTGGGTCGGGTCGAATACGTCTCGATCACGGATGACGAAGCATTGGCCGCCTTTCAGACCTGCTGCGCATTAGAGGGAATCATTCCCGCGTTGGAGCCAAGCCATGCCTTGGCGCATGTCCTAAAGATTGCACCAAAGCTGCCAGAGGATCATTTGCTGGTCATGAACATGTGCGGACGCGGTGATAAGGACATATTCACTGTGGCACGGCACCTTGGGTTCGAAATGGAGGCATAA